One region of Demequina sp. TMPB413 genomic DNA includes:
- a CDS encoding DUF5719 family protein, giving the protein MIRRITLTAGALGLVGVSAFLVTLAEPPVLETRAPQTFQIEAPAPVVACPGPQSVPVGDVGTGGDLASEPTVRTIEVAGTASTTAVGLGLGANDDIALQVERIGDGDIEGWAALTCAQPSYDQWIVGGATTLGASSRLVLSNPSTAPTEATVTVYGPLGALDDPLLVPVAAGDTVQRLIEGVAAELSAIVVRVEATGPGVVAALQDSRLEGFQPAGTAWVGTSGLAADLAIPLVNADAQPGQGGSAEGETGDVPDAVDLPEPTLTVRLMAPDGANVDLSLVSVEGGEEWSVGQPVALEAGVVTEVDVPTEALGAIEIRADAPIVAAARTSVARLPREGLADDVAYDHTWVPAMPVLTETTLTAVVPADDARLAVYAPFEGSVEVLDQSGAVVGAADMAEGSVQWVPITAPFGTRVSIEGRFAWSLVMTSPEGYIAAVAPVDLSSSSLTATVVPDTYPGATSP; this is encoded by the coding sequence ATGATCAGGCGTATCACGCTGACGGCGGGTGCCCTCGGACTCGTCGGCGTTTCGGCTTTTCTTGTCACCCTGGCCGAGCCACCCGTCCTGGAAACGCGCGCGCCCCAAACCTTTCAGATCGAGGCTCCCGCGCCAGTGGTCGCGTGCCCAGGTCCCCAGAGTGTTCCCGTCGGGGACGTCGGCACCGGCGGAGATCTGGCATCAGAACCGACCGTGCGCACGATCGAGGTGGCGGGCACGGCCTCGACCACCGCCGTCGGACTTGGCCTAGGAGCCAACGACGACATCGCTCTCCAGGTCGAGCGCATCGGTGACGGGGACATCGAGGGCTGGGCCGCGCTGACGTGCGCGCAGCCGTCCTATGACCAATGGATTGTGGGCGGTGCGACCACTCTTGGCGCGAGTTCCCGTCTCGTTCTGTCGAACCCGAGCACCGCGCCCACCGAAGCCACCGTGACGGTCTATGGGCCCCTCGGCGCCCTCGACGACCCCTTGCTGGTGCCGGTCGCAGCTGGCGACACCGTGCAGCGGCTCATTGAGGGTGTCGCCGCAGAACTGAGCGCGATCGTGGTGCGCGTCGAGGCGACAGGGCCTGGCGTCGTTGCGGCCCTACAAGACTCCCGGCTTGAGGGGTTCCAGCCCGCAGGGACGGCGTGGGTGGGCACGAGCGGCCTCGCCGCCGACCTGGCCATTCCACTCGTCAACGCCGACGCGCAGCCAGGGCAGGGAGGTTCGGCCGAGGGGGAGACGGGCGATGTACCTGATGCCGTCGATCTGCCTGAGCCCACGCTGACCGTGAGGCTCATGGCTCCTGACGGAGCCAATGTCGATCTGTCGCTCGTGTCGGTTGAGGGTGGCGAGGAGTGGTCGGTCGGCCAGCCAGTCGCGCTTGAGGCGGGGGTTGTGACCGAGGTCGACGTGCCGACGGAGGCGCTCGGCGCGATCGAGATCAGGGCCGATGCGCCCATCGTCGCGGCGGCCCGCACGTCTGTGGCGCGCCTGCCGCGCGAAGGGCTTGCCGACGACGTGGCTTACGACCACACCTGGGTGCCAGCGATGCCTGTCCTGACAGAGACAACCCTCACCGCCGTCGTCCCTGCCGACGACGCGCGGCTCGCGGTCTACGCGCCTTTCGAGGGAAGCGTCGAGGTGCTCGACCAGTCGGGGGCAGTGGTGGGCGCGGCCGACATGGCGGAAGGCTCCGTTCAATGGGTGCCCATCACGGCGCCGTTCGGGACGAGGGTCAGCATCGAGGGACGGTTCGCGTGGTCGCTCGTCATGACCTCGCCTGAGGGCTACATCGCCGCTGTGGCGCCCGTCGATCTCAGCAGCTCCTCGCTGACCGCAACCGTCGTGCCGGATACGTATCCGGGCGCGACGAGTCCCTAG
- a CDS encoding metallopeptidase family protein, with the protein MRRDTHGRGPRRPLLPPTLPGYRTRAEVFDELTADASERLAAKWSKQWGRVEFGVEDVPPSEPAPWERGVPLGRVFPGEYGAPTRIVLYRRALEQRASAEHLPSLVRDILAEQVGHLLSMRPDEVDPDYGASD; encoded by the coding sequence ATGAGGCGAGACACGCACGGCAGGGGGCCGCGACGGCCACTGCTACCGCCGACGCTGCCCGGCTACCGGACTCGCGCTGAGGTGTTCGACGAACTCACCGCCGACGCTTCTGAGCGTCTCGCTGCCAAGTGGTCAAAGCAGTGGGGTCGCGTAGAGTTCGGCGTCGAAGACGTGCCGCCTTCCGAGCCTGCGCCTTGGGAGCGGGGGGTTCCCCTTGGCCGCGTCTTTCCTGGCGAGTACGGCGCACCGACGCGCATCGTCCTCTACCGCAGGGCCCTGGAGCAACGGGCGTCAGCCGAACACTTGCCCTCGTTGGTGCGCGACATTCTGGCGGAGCAGGTCGGCCACCTCTTGTCGATGCGGCCTGACGAGGTCGACCCCGACTACGGCGCAAGCGACTAG
- a CDS encoding DUF3499 domain-containing protein, with translation MATRQCSKTACSRPAAATLTYVYADSTVVVGQLATEAEPHSYDLCASHAERFTAPRGWDVVHIHQDFDDPGPSPDDLDALAMAVREAGRPVVAPSTDPRPPLASEPRRGHLRVVSSDV, from the coding sequence ATGGCGACCAGGCAGTGTTCCAAGACCGCGTGTTCGCGCCCGGCCGCAGCCACCTTGACGTATGTGTATGCCGACTCCACCGTGGTCGTCGGCCAACTCGCGACGGAAGCCGAGCCCCACAGTTACGACCTGTGCGCCTCCCACGCCGAGCGTTTCACCGCCCCGCGAGGCTGGGACGTGGTGCACATCCACCAAGACTTCGACGACCCCGGCCCCTCGCCAGACGATCTGGACGCTCTCGCGATGGCCGTGCGCGAAGCTGGCAGACCGGTGGTGGCCCCCTCAACCGATCCGCGCCCGCCCCTCGCGTCTGAACCGCGGCGAGGGCACCTGCGCGTGGTGTCCTCTGACGTCTAG
- a CDS encoding phosphomannomutase/phosphoglucomutase, giving the protein MNPPDLSGLIKSYDVRGVVGKDLTHDVARAIGAAFADAIVLPDGEDTVVIGYDMRDSSPGLADAVTEGLTSRGVNVTRIGLCSTDGLYFASGNLDLPGIMITASHNPAEYNGMKMCRSRARAVGENSGLADVRSLAARYLVEAPAVADRAGSAIERDMLAEYAAFLRSLVPLEGGRRLKVVVDAANAMGGYTVPAVLGTAAGLPELPLDIVPLYFELDGTFPNHEANPLDEENLRDLQAAVKEHAADIGLAFDGDADRCFAVDERGEIVRASAITCLVGLRETAREAAAGRTATVIYNLISSRAVPEQLSAAGAQPVRSKVGHSNIKAQMAELDAVFGGEHSAHFYFRDFYFADSGMLAAMHVLAALGESDASLSTLLATHDPYPASGEINSRVGSVPASLERVREAFSGDGVEVDDFDGLTFTHWGSSGDLWWFNVRGSNTEPLLRLNVEAAERDVMERVRDRVLAVIRADDDS; this is encoded by the coding sequence GTGAACCCACCGGACCTCAGCGGCCTCATCAAGTCCTACGACGTCCGAGGGGTGGTGGGAAAAGACCTGACGCACGACGTCGCGCGAGCCATCGGCGCCGCATTCGCCGACGCGATTGTGCTGCCCGACGGGGAGGACACCGTCGTGATCGGCTACGACATGCGCGACAGTTCTCCCGGGCTGGCAGACGCGGTCACCGAGGGGCTCACCTCTCGCGGAGTGAACGTCACGAGGATCGGGCTGTGTTCGACTGATGGCCTGTACTTCGCTTCGGGAAACCTCGATTTGCCAGGCATCATGATCACCGCGAGTCACAACCCTGCGGAGTACAACGGCATGAAGATGTGTCGTTCGCGCGCGAGGGCGGTGGGAGAGAATTCCGGACTTGCGGACGTGAGGAGCCTCGCGGCGCGGTACCTCGTTGAGGCGCCAGCCGTCGCCGACCGCGCGGGCTCGGCCATCGAACGGGACATGCTGGCCGAGTACGCCGCCTTTCTGCGCAGCCTGGTGCCGCTCGAAGGCGGACGCCGGCTCAAGGTCGTCGTCGACGCCGCGAACGCGATGGGCGGGTATACCGTGCCCGCCGTTCTCGGGACGGCCGCAGGGCTTCCCGAACTACCTCTCGACATCGTCCCGCTGTACTTCGAACTCGACGGGACCTTCCCCAACCACGAGGCCAACCCCCTTGACGAGGAGAACCTGCGGGACCTCCAAGCCGCGGTCAAGGAGCACGCGGCCGATATCGGCCTGGCATTCGATGGCGATGCCGACAGGTGCTTCGCGGTAGATGAGCGCGGCGAGATCGTGCGGGCGTCAGCCATCACGTGCCTGGTGGGGCTGCGCGAGACCGCGAGGGAGGCGGCCGCCGGGCGCACCGCCACCGTGATCTACAACCTCATCTCCTCGCGCGCGGTGCCCGAGCAACTGTCTGCTGCTGGCGCCCAGCCCGTGCGCTCCAAGGTGGGTCACTCCAACATCAAGGCGCAAATGGCCGAGCTCGACGCGGTGTTCGGCGGCGAGCACTCGGCTCACTTCTACTTCAGGGACTTCTACTTCGCTGACTCGGGAATGCTCGCGGCGATGCACGTCCTGGCAGCGCTGGGGGAGTCAGATGCTTCTTTGTCGACGCTCTTGGCTACCCATGACCCATACCCGGCGTCGGGGGAGATCAACTCCCGCGTCGGCTCGGTCCCCGCCTCGCTTGAGCGGGTGCGCGAGGCCTTCTCGGGCGACGGGGTCGAGGTCGACGACTTCGACGGACTGACGTTCACGCACTGGGGTTCCTCTGGCGACCTCTGGTGGTTCAACGTCCGCGGCTCAAATACGGAGCCGCTGCTGCGGCTCAACGTGGAGGCCGCCGAGCGGGATGTGATGGAACGGGTACGCGACCGCGTGCTCGCCGTGATTCGTGCCGACGACGACTCGTAG
- the ahcY gene encoding adenosylhomocysteinase — protein sequence MIEHIVADLALADAGRHQIRLAQVEMPGLMALRDEFGQDQPLKGARIAGSLHMTTQTAVLIETLTALGAQVRWASCNIFSTQDDAAAAIVVGPGTYSAPNGVPVFAIKGETIEEYWEYTDKILTWEGHDGPTIILDDGGDATLLVHEGVRFETLGAVPPPLEEEDPAYNAEVEGMRAVLRRSLAADPTRFTRMAAGIVGTSEETTTGVHRLDQMHARGELLFPAINVNDSVTKSKFDNKYGIRHSLPDGLNRATDVLMGGKIAFVCGYGDVGKGAAEALRGQGARVVVSEVDPICALQAAMDGYEVTRVEDYVDRADFFITTTGNKDIIRIEHMAAMKDKAIVANVGHFDNEIDMVGLSRSGAKREPIKPQVDEWTFADGHSIIVLSEGRLMNLGNATGHPSFVMSASFTNQVLAQMELWTRRDAYPLGVHRLPKELDEKVARLHLDALGVRLTQMSPSQADYLGVPVEGPFKAEHYRY from the coding sequence ATGATTGAGCACATCGTCGCCGACCTCGCCCTGGCCGACGCGGGCCGCCACCAGATTCGCTTGGCGCAGGTGGAGATGCCTGGGCTCATGGCCCTGAGGGATGAGTTTGGGCAGGACCAGCCGCTCAAGGGAGCGCGCATCGCGGGTTCGTTGCACATGACCACCCAGACCGCGGTGCTCATCGAGACCTTGACGGCACTCGGCGCTCAGGTGAGGTGGGCGTCGTGCAACATCTTTTCCACTCAAGACGACGCTGCTGCCGCCATCGTCGTCGGCCCAGGGACGTACAGCGCCCCCAACGGCGTTCCGGTGTTCGCCATCAAGGGCGAGACGATCGAGGAGTACTGGGAGTACACGGACAAGATCCTGACGTGGGAGGGCCACGACGGCCCGACGATCATTCTTGACGACGGCGGCGACGCCACGCTGTTGGTGCACGAGGGCGTGCGCTTCGAGACGTTGGGAGCCGTGCCGCCGCCGCTCGAAGAGGAGGACCCGGCCTACAACGCCGAGGTCGAGGGGATGCGGGCTGTGTTGCGCCGGTCCCTTGCCGCAGACCCGACGCGCTTCACGCGCATGGCCGCTGGCATCGTCGGCACGAGCGAGGAGACCACCACCGGTGTTCACCGTCTCGATCAGATGCATGCGCGTGGGGAACTGCTGTTCCCTGCGATCAACGTTAATGACTCGGTGACCAAGTCCAAGTTCGACAACAAGTACGGCATCAGGCACTCCCTGCCGGACGGGCTCAACCGCGCCACCGACGTACTCATGGGCGGCAAGATCGCGTTCGTGTGCGGCTACGGCGACGTGGGCAAGGGCGCCGCAGAGGCCCTGCGTGGCCAGGGTGCGCGGGTGGTCGTGTCGGAGGTCGACCCCATTTGCGCTCTGCAGGCCGCCATGGACGGCTATGAGGTCACGCGGGTCGAGGACTATGTCGACCGTGCCGACTTCTTCATCACCACCACCGGCAACAAGGACATCATCAGGATCGAGCACATGGCCGCCATGAAGGACAAGGCGATCGTGGCGAACGTCGGACACTTCGACAACGAGATCGACATGGTTGGCCTGTCTCGCTCCGGCGCCAAGCGCGAGCCCATCAAGCCTCAAGTGGACGAATGGACGTTCGCAGACGGGCATTCCATCATCGTGCTGAGCGAGGGTCGCCTCATGAATCTCGGCAACGCGACGGGGCACCCGAGCTTTGTGATGTCGGCGTCGTTCACCAACCAGGTGCTCGCGCAGATGGAGTTGTGGACCAGGCGCGACGCCTACCCGCTGGGTGTGCACCGCTTGCCCAAGGAACTGGACGAGAAGGTGGCGCGGCTGCACCTCGACGCGCTCGGCGTGCGGCTCACGCAGATGAGTCCGTCTCAGGCCGACTACCTTGGCGTGCCCGTCGAGGGACCCTTCAAGGCCGAGCACTACCGGTACTAG
- a CDS encoding RDD family protein produces the protein MSINEEIVLGEGVAIDSGAASVVMRVGSGAIDAIVMYLGFIVLLNVTGPLASAVNEAIGTALSIALIFVWFGVVPALVETLTRGLSLGRLALGLRIVRDDGGPVSARYAFGRALVGLFEVYLSFGLIAIITSFMSARGKRVGDILVGTYAMRTRGGRKAMPPIVMPFGMTEWAQKADVRRLPDGLALTARLFLGRAHQMSHDARYRFGKEISEQLATYVAPPPPEGTHPETFIAAVLATRRDREYASGITAQRLNAAEFERLSALPYGIPDSNN, from the coding sequence ATGAGTATCAACGAAGAGATTGTTCTTGGCGAGGGCGTGGCGATCGACTCCGGCGCCGCGTCTGTCGTGATGCGCGTCGGCTCCGGCGCTATCGACGCGATCGTGATGTACCTAGGCTTCATCGTGCTGCTCAATGTCACGGGCCCGCTCGCGAGTGCAGTGAACGAGGCCATCGGCACCGCGTTGTCAATCGCCCTCATTTTCGTGTGGTTCGGCGTCGTCCCTGCTCTGGTCGAGACGCTCACCCGCGGGCTGAGCCTCGGCCGCCTCGCCCTCGGCTTGCGCATCGTGCGCGACGATGGCGGCCCCGTCTCCGCGCGCTACGCCTTCGGCCGCGCCCTTGTGGGTCTGTTCGAGGTGTACTTGAGTTTCGGACTGATCGCCATCATCACGTCGTTCATGTCCGCGCGCGGTAAGCGGGTAGGCGACATCCTCGTCGGCACCTACGCCATGCGTACCCGGGGCGGGCGCAAGGCGATGCCGCCTATCGTGATGCCCTTTGGAATGACGGAATGGGCTCAGAAGGCCGACGTGCGGCGGCTTCCCGATGGCTTGGCCCTCACCGCGCGATTGTTCCTCGGACGAGCCCACCAAATGTCCCACGACGCGCGCTACCGCTTCGGCAAAGAGATCTCCGAGCAACTAGCCACCTACGTGGCACCTCCGCCTCCTGAGGGCACCCACCCGGAGACATTCATCGCCGCTGTCCTCGCGACGCGCAGAGACCGCGAATACGCGTCGGGCATCACCGCTCAGCGCCTGAACGCCGCCGAGTTCGAACGACTCTCGGCGCTGCCTTACGGAATCCCCGACAGCAACAACTAG
- a CDS encoding stage II sporulation protein M — MDIDAFSALREARWSRLKRLARQRRRTGADADEMTRLYRATASDLSTVRSAAPEPALITRLSMLLGSSRVWLTGSHQVRTGDIGRYFTTSLPAALYRVRWWGTITSLVVVVLSVVAGYYTLNSPAALELIGPPEVRAQIAQEEFASYYVEYDSTSFTALVWTNNAWLAAQCIVLGVTGIFPLILMYNTVVQLGASGAVMAEYDMLDIFFQLILPHGLLELSAVFVAAGAGFKVFWTVLVPGRLPRATALAEVFRTLLSVALGLAIALFLSGLIEGYITGSQMPWGWKVAIGVLAFLAFWLYIFAVGRWASQRGASGDAEQAFRVEVAPVAH; from the coding sequence GTGGACATCGACGCCTTCTCCGCATTGAGGGAAGCCCGCTGGAGCAGGCTCAAGCGGTTGGCGCGCCAGCGCCGCCGTACGGGTGCCGACGCCGACGAGATGACTCGCCTGTACCGCGCCACCGCGTCGGACCTGTCGACCGTGCGGTCGGCAGCGCCAGAACCCGCTTTGATCACGAGGCTGTCGATGCTGCTCGGCAGTTCGCGCGTGTGGCTGACGGGTTCGCACCAGGTGCGCACAGGGGACATCGGCAGGTATTTCACGACGTCGTTGCCAGCCGCGCTGTATCGCGTGCGGTGGTGGGGCACCATCACGTCGCTCGTCGTGGTGGTCTTGAGCGTGGTCGCCGGGTACTACACGCTCAACTCGCCTGCGGCGCTGGAGCTGATCGGCCCGCCCGAGGTGCGCGCCCAGATCGCTCAAGAAGAGTTCGCGAGCTACTACGTCGAGTACGACTCGACGTCGTTCACCGCCCTGGTGTGGACCAACAATGCGTGGCTTGCCGCCCAATGCATCGTGCTCGGTGTGACCGGCATCTTCCCGTTGATCCTCATGTACAACACCGTGGTGCAACTCGGTGCGAGCGGCGCCGTCATGGCGGAATACGACATGCTCGACATCTTCTTCCAACTCATCCTGCCGCACGGGCTGCTGGAACTGAGCGCGGTCTTTGTCGCGGCGGGAGCAGGGTTCAAGGTGTTCTGGACCGTGCTGGTCCCGGGCCGGCTGCCGCGAGCGACCGCACTCGCGGAGGTGTTCCGCACGCTGCTGTCCGTTGCGCTTGGCCTCGCCATCGCGTTGTTCCTGTCCGGCCTGATCGAGGGCTACATCACCGGCTCGCAGATGCCGTGGGGGTGGAAGGTCGCAATCGGCGTCTTGGCGTTCCTTGCGTTCTGGCTCTACATCTTCGCCGTGGGCCGATGGGCTTCGCAGCGTGGAGCCTCAGGAGATGCCGAGCAGGCGTTCCGGGTGGAAGTGGCTCCCGTCGCGCACTAG
- a CDS encoding DUF58 domain-containing protein, with the protein MYITGWTALLAALGAIPATITRSQDIAWLWMFGVLTLAVIDALAAPSTRSIGVRREVPHAVRLTESTTSTLTLANTSSRRVRGAVRDAWPPSAGAGPNRHRYSLKKGRTQVFTTPLMPTRRGDRKAAHVTLRMEGPLRLAGRQRALPVNTTLRVLPEFASRKHLPARLARLRELDGLSPILMRGAGSEFDSLREYVIGDDVRTIDWRATGRRADVVVRTYRPERDRRVFIVVDTARLSAARVGDAPRLESSIEAALLLSALASRAGDRVQVTAFDRVERARAQGASGSVLMPVLASALAPVEPHLIETDWPALVRLIGERLSQRALVVLLTTVDIALVDSGALQAIAALQRDHHVVLASVDDPDEGQMLESRGDVEAVYTAAAAARGRIERDTVIARIRKSGADVVTALPDDIAPRLADTYLALKASGRL; encoded by the coding sequence ATGTACATCACCGGCTGGACGGCACTCTTGGCGGCGCTGGGCGCGATCCCAGCGACGATTACCAGGAGCCAAGACATCGCGTGGTTGTGGATGTTTGGCGTGCTCACGCTCGCCGTCATCGACGCACTCGCGGCGCCGTCCACCCGTTCCATCGGGGTGCGCAGGGAGGTACCCCATGCGGTCCGGCTCACCGAGTCGACGACCTCGACCCTCACGCTCGCGAACACATCCTCGCGACGGGTGCGCGGCGCGGTGCGCGACGCGTGGCCGCCGTCGGCAGGGGCTGGGCCAAACCGCCATCGGTACTCGCTGAAGAAGGGGCGCACGCAGGTCTTCACCACGCCGCTCATGCCGACGCGCAGGGGGGACCGCAAGGCAGCCCACGTGACTCTGCGCATGGAGGGACCGCTGCGACTCGCGGGACGCCAGCGCGCGTTGCCAGTGAATACGACACTGCGGGTCCTCCCCGAGTTCGCCTCGCGCAAGCACCTGCCTGCACGGCTCGCGCGACTGCGCGAACTCGATGGGCTGAGCCCCATCCTGATGCGCGGCGCCGGGAGCGAGTTCGACTCCCTGCGCGAGTACGTCATCGGCGACGACGTACGGACGATCGACTGGCGCGCCACGGGCAGGCGCGCCGACGTGGTGGTGCGCACCTATCGGCCCGAACGCGACCGGCGTGTCTTCATCGTGGTCGACACGGCGCGGCTTTCCGCGGCCAGGGTGGGTGACGCTCCCCGGCTCGAGTCCTCGATCGAGGCAGCGCTGCTGCTGAGCGCTCTCGCCTCGCGTGCTGGCGACCGCGTGCAGGTCACCGCCTTTGATCGCGTCGAGCGTGCGCGGGCTCAAGGAGCCTCCGGATCGGTGCTGATGCCAGTGCTCGCCTCCGCACTCGCGCCCGTCGAGCCTCATCTCATCGAGACCGACTGGCCCGCCCTGGTGCGACTCATCGGCGAACGCCTGTCCCAGCGCGCGCTCGTGGTGCTGCTCACCACGGTCGACATCGCCTTGGTGGACTCGGGGGCGCTGCAGGCGATCGCGGCGCTTCAGCGAGACCACCACGTGGTGCTCGCCTCTGTTGACGATCCAGACGAAGGCCAGATGCTCGAGTCGCGAGGCGACGTCGAGGCCGTCTACACGGCCGCGGCAGCCGCACGTGGGCGTATCGAACGGGACACGGTCATTGCGCGCATCCGCAAATCGGGAGCCGACGTGGTGACGGCGCTTCCCGACGACATCGCCCCACGCCTTGCGGACACGTACCTCGCGCTCAAGGCCTCAGGCCGCCTCTAG
- a CDS encoding MoxR family ATPase — protein MSDTAPRPEEPQSAPTYAQSDAPPTPPATAYGAVPTGGYSPEQPQHTTSQPAQASSPFAGPSGSPAEASPARDALGRIRTEIGKAVVGQDRAVTGLVIALLCKGHVLLEGVPGVAKTLLVRTMAQTLGLEFSRVQFTPDLMPGDVTGSLVYDARTAAFSFREGPVFTNLLLADEINRTPPKTQSSLLESMEERQVTVDGDSKPLPDPFLVIATQNPIEYEGTYPLPEAQLDRFMLKLPIGLPERSDEASVLRRHADGFNPRDLAAAGVTRVASAADLEAGRREMALVEVSDDIINYVVDIARATREMPSVSLGVSPRGATALIAASRAWAWMRGRTFVSPDDVKALAAWTLAHRMQLRPEAELEGVTRESVLTSVLASVPVPR, from the coding sequence GTGAGCGACACCGCACCACGACCGGAAGAGCCCCAGTCAGCGCCCACGTATGCGCAGTCGGATGCTCCGCCAACCCCACCGGCCACCGCCTACGGCGCCGTGCCCACCGGGGGCTACTCGCCCGAGCAGCCACAGCACACGACATCGCAGCCTGCCCAGGCGTCGTCGCCCTTTGCGGGGCCGTCCGGCTCCCCCGCTGAAGCGTCGCCAGCCAGGGACGCACTCGGCCGCATTCGCACCGAGATCGGCAAGGCCGTCGTCGGCCAGGATCGTGCCGTCACGGGGCTGGTGATCGCTCTCCTGTGCAAGGGCCACGTCTTGCTCGAGGGTGTGCCAGGCGTCGCCAAGACGCTGCTGGTGCGCACCATGGCGCAGACGCTCGGCCTGGAGTTCTCCCGCGTCCAGTTCACTCCGGACCTGATGCCGGGAGACGTGACGGGCTCGCTCGTGTACGACGCGCGCACGGCCGCGTTCTCGTTCCGAGAAGGCCCCGTCTTCACCAACCTGCTGTTGGCCGACGAGATCAACCGGACTCCCCCCAAGACGCAGTCCTCGCTCCTTGAGTCCATGGAGGAGCGGCAAGTGACCGTCGACGGCGATTCTAAGCCGCTGCCTGACCCCTTCCTCGTGATCGCGACACAGAACCCGATCGAGTACGAGGGCACGTATCCCCTGCCGGAAGCACAACTGGACCGCTTCATGCTGAAGCTGCCGATCGGGCTTCCGGAGCGATCCGACGAGGCCTCCGTGCTTCGCCGTCACGCCGATGGCTTCAACCCTCGAGACCTCGCCGCCGCGGGCGTCACCAGGGTCGCCTCTGCCGCAGACCTCGAGGCAGGGCGCAGGGAGATGGCCCTGGTCGAGGTCTCTGACGACATCATCAATTACGTGGTGGACATCGCTCGTGCGACCCGCGAGATGCCTTCTGTATCGCTCGGCGTCTCGCCTCGCGGCGCGACCGCGCTCATCGCCGCTTCCCGCGCTTGGGCATGGATGCGGGGGCGCACATTCGTCTCCCCTGACGACGTCAAGGCGCTTGCCGCATGGACTCTCGCCCACCGCATGCAGTTGCGACCAGAGGCCGAACTCGAGGGCGTGACGCGCGAGTCGGTACTCACCTCCGTGCTCGCATCGGTGCCGGTGCCGCGCTAG
- a CDS encoding DUF4350 domain-containing protein, which yields MTTDIEVTSDGFTRRAEGPGVRRRVAGAKWFLGIALLVMLLAVIAYAQRADNDYTPLSIKNYEPDGARALAEVAGDRGLDIRQIDELSDAHIFDPDATTLVIANGQSLQAFQARTILDYPGDVVIIGDSQALFAELGEDLWVVESTERTLEAGCSHVDARAAGTVTTSGAVIAGTTDATARYCFTASDNGGSTVVFTHGTGGGRVTLVADPAIVINDTIDNEGNAALALRLIGKHDKAVWYLGSYFDTTTLTWTSADGPQGPAHRDDIPASTDFLPPGTGNAVFALVLAMFVVALWRARRFGPLVHEPLPVVIRSSESTRGRARLYRSAGASGRAAASLRASAATRIGARIGVPRSASKAALIAATARAAGRSAAEVEAILYGPAPQSESAMMDLVEQIDTLEREVHRT from the coding sequence ATGACCACCGACATCGAGGTCACGTCCGACGGCTTCACTCGCCGCGCAGAGGGTCCGGGGGTGCGACGCCGCGTGGCAGGGGCCAAGTGGTTCCTAGGGATCGCCCTGCTCGTGATGCTTCTGGCCGTCATCGCGTACGCGCAACGCGCGGACAACGACTACACGCCACTGTCGATCAAGAACTACGAGCCCGACGGCGCACGGGCCCTCGCCGAGGTGGCGGGCGACCGGGGCCTCGACATTCGCCAGATCGATGAGTTGAGCGACGCCCACATCTTTGACCCTGACGCGACGACTCTCGTGATCGCCAACGGTCAGTCGCTCCAGGCCTTCCAGGCGCGCACGATCCTTGACTACCCAGGAGACGTCGTCATCATCGGCGACAGCCAGGCGCTGTTCGCGGAACTCGGCGAGGACCTCTGGGTGGTCGAGTCGACGGAACGCACCCTCGAAGCGGGCTGCAGTCACGTCGACGCGCGAGCCGCAGGGACCGTGACGACGTCTGGAGCGGTTATCGCAGGTACCACGGATGCCACGGCCCGATACTGCTTCACCGCCTCCGATAACGGGGGCTCCACCGTGGTGTTCACCCACGGAACGGGTGGCGGCCGTGTCACTCTCGTGGCCGATCCCGCCATTGTCATCAACGACACGATCGACAACGAGGGCAATGCGGCCCTCGCCTTGCGGCTCATCGGCAAGCACGACAAGGCGGTCTGGTACCTCGGCTCGTACTTCGACACGACGACCCTCACCTGGACCTCGGCCGACGGGCCACAAGGTCCGGCACATCGCGACGACATCCCCGCCTCGACGGACTTCCTTCCACCCGGCACTGGCAACGCCGTGTTTGCACTGGTCTTGGCGATGTTCGTGGTGGCGCTGTGGCGCGCGAGGCGCTTCGGCCCGCTCGTCCACGAACCGCTGCCTGTCGTCATCAGGTCGTCAGAATCGACGAGGGGCAGGGCCCGGCTGTACCGCAGCGCCGGCGCTTCCGGACGCGCTGCAGCGTCCTTACGCGCCTCCGCCGCCACTCGCATCGGCGCTCGCATCGGCGTTCCACGTTCCGCAAGCAAGGCAGCGCTCATTGCGGCCACGGCACGGGCGGCCGGACGGTCAGCCGCTGAGGTCGAGGCAATTCTGTACGGCCCCGCGCCTCAGAGCGAGTCGGCCATGATGGACCTAGTTGAGCAGATCGACACACTCGAGAGAGAGGTACACCGAACGTGA